From the genome of Emys orbicularis isolate rEmyOrb1 chromosome 17, rEmyOrb1.hap1, whole genome shotgun sequence, one region includes:
- the KIF12 gene encoding LOW QUALITY PROTEIN: kinesin-like protein KIF12 (The sequence of the model RefSeq protein was modified relative to this genomic sequence to represent the inferred CDS: inserted 1 base in 1 codon; deleted 2 bases in 1 codon) encodes HVVPLLLAWRLPCARSQRCVSSSPGHPLSEVPAVTAPTAATRLSLLSGAQSWLGSFPSSHWVPLKGAGFGQPPVAGGPKLWPPSPSXPSSGSLPCSWPLSKPGEKSGGGASSQSWNRSPAGEQEDPMDRKETRLRVVVRVRPLTCPERRRGDQRVVHCPGDNTVYVNAAGQEAAFRLSAVFDAGTSQEGVFEGSGMKRLIELAANGFSCTAFAFGQTGSGKTYTLMGPLAQSEGQPATPYLGGLMQRAFVCLLEQTQRYRPGLVLSASYVEIHNEQVRDLLSSGSPRPLPVRWSKTRGFYIENLLTVEFGSLEAIMDLLQEGTQRRRSAAHALNGHSSRSHALLTIRICRKAMSPDPSSCQKGVLCFVDLAGSERVKDTGSAGERLVEASNINRSLLALGHCISLLVDPRRRRSHIPYRDSKLTRLLAESLGGSGITLMVACISPSSRCLPETLRTLRFAGRAKKVTTKPVAHRVTREKLLRSLEQEIQALREENLSLRQQLRLPRILGEGTATHTAPTQLPECQGESHAPGQRGAPRRAPGSARRSLYGLLQEFVLENEQLRHLESPPALSSWGQARRSPEAAPGSCSVQALPCARPAPSAAQCGHLPPWEVLTAQSGSRFQGASQGSPWEDLAQPWPQSQQRPVAPWLLHGKRSLGRRKSSTGSCLLLRDTQQQGPEPPPGLEGQVAPSAPPLPGQPGSSTGRQAAGADPELRLEEVLDSLQEQLQYYSLRDARD; translated from the exons CACGTGGTGCCCCTGCTGCTCGCCTGGCGGCTGCCCTGTGCCAGGTCCCAGCGTTGCGTTTCCTCCAGCCCTGGTCACCCGCTCAGCGAGGTTCCCGCAGTCACTGCTCCAACTGCAGCCACTCGCCTCTCCCTGCTGAGCGGGGCTCAGAGCTGGCTGGGGTCATTCCCCTCTTCTCACTGGGTACCTCTGAAAGGGGCTGGCTTTGGCCAGCCTCCAGTGGCAGGTGGACCCAAACTCTGGCccccttctccct gcccctcctcagggagcctcccctgcagctggccaCTTTCCAAGCCAGGGGAGAAG TCTGGGGGAGGGGCTAGCTCCCAAAGCTGGAACAG GAGCCCAGCAGGCGAACAGGAGGATCCCATGGACAGGAAGGAAACACGTCTCCGGGTGGTGGtcag GGTTCGGCCCCTGACCTGCCCGGAGCGCCGCAGAGGGGACCAGCGTGTGGTGCACTGCCCTGGGGACAACACCGTCTAC GTGAATGCGGCCGGGCAGGAGGCGGCCTTCAGGTTAAGTGCAGTGTTCGATGCAGGCACGTCCCAGGAAGGGGTGTTTGAAGGCAGCGGGATGAAGCGACTCATAGAGCTGGCAGCGAATGG gttCTCCTGCACTGCCTTTGCCTTTGGACAAACAGGCTCTGGAAAGACCTACACGTTAATGGGCCCCTTAGCCCAG AGTGAGGGCCAGCCGGCGACTCCCTACCTCGGGGGGCTGATGCAAAGGGCCTTTGTGTGTCTCCTGGAGCAGACGCAGCGCTACAGACCCGGCCTCGTGCTCAGCGCCTCGTATGTGGAGATACACAATGAGCAG GTAAGAGACCTGCTGAGCTCAGGATCGCCCAGGCCCCTGCCCGTGCGATGGAGCAAAACCAGGGGCTTCTACATCGAGAACCTGCTCACTGTGGAGTTTGGGAGCCTGGAGGCCATCATGGACCTGCTGCAGGAAG GCACCCAAAGGCGGCGGAGCGCCGCGCATGCACTGAATGGGCACTCGAGTCGCAGCCACGCCCTGCTGACCATCCGCATCTGCCGCAAGGCT atGAGCCCAGACCCCAGCTCCTGCCAGAAAGGCGTGCTCTGCTTCGTGGACCTGGCTGGCAGCGAGAGGGTGAAGGACACCGGCTCAGCTGGGGAGCGCTTAGTGGAGGCCAGCAACATCAACCGCAGTCTCCTGGCTCTGG GGCACTGCATCTCTCTGCTGGTGGACCCCAGACGGAGGCGGAGTCACATCCCGTACAGGGACAGCAAGCTCACCCGGCTGCTGGCGGAGTCCCTGGGCGGATCCGGGATCACGCTCATG GTCGCCTGCATCTCCCCCTCCTCGCGCTGCCTCCCGGAGACACTGCGCACGCTGCGCTTCGCCGGCAGGGCCAAGAAGGTCACCACCAAGCCTGTGGCACACAGG GTGACCCGGGAGAAGCTGCTGCGAAGTTTGGAGCAAGAAATCCAGGCCCTGCGGGAGGAAAACCTCTCCCTGCGCCAGCAGCTGCGGCTGCCCAGGATATTGGGCGAGGGCACAGCCACCCACACAGCCCCCACAC AGCTGCCCGAGTGCCAGGGAGAGAGCCATGCCCCTGGGCAGAGAGGGGCCCCGAGGAGAGCACCCGGCTCGGCCAGGCGCAGTCTCTATGGCCTCCTGCAGGAGTTTGTGCTGGAGAACGAGCAGCTCAG GCACCTAGAGTCCCCCCCGGCCCTcagcagctggggccaggcccGACGCTCCCCCGAAGCTGCCCCCGGCTCCTGCAGCGtccaggccctgccctgcgcccgccctgcccccagcgcagCCCAGTGTGGCCAC CTGCCGCCATGGGAGGTGCTCACTGCCCAGAGCGGTTCCAGGTTCCAGGGGGCCAGCCAGGGCAGCCCATGGGAGGACCTGGCTCAGCCCTGGCCCCAGAGCCAGCAGCGCCCTGTGGCTCCCTGGTTACTCCATGGGAAAAG GAGCCTGGGCCGAAGAAAGAGCTCCACTGGCTCGTGTCTGCTCCTGAGAGACACCCAGCAGCAgggccctgagcctccccccggCCTGGAGGGGCAGGTCGCGCcgtcagcccctcccctgccagggcagccaggcagcagcacagggcgCCAAG cagcaggcgctGACCCCGAGCTGCGGCTGGAGGAGGTGCTGGACTCACTGCAGGAGCAGCTCCAATACTACAGCCTGCGGGACGCGCGGGACTGA
- the VTN gene encoding vitronectin, which produces MRLLVPALMLGLLCGAFAAEESCVGRCEDGFHAQKKCQCDALCVYYQSCCSDYARACKSKVTRGDMFAFPEDDYMDYSTNATLGETTETLDTGTDPPTTSPDPVTAATVDSVTVPGSEDHLLVPSGPEEVEQVQPEEEVEELCSGKPFDAFTDLKNGSLYAFRGKYVYELDEKSVRPGYPKLIRDVWGIEGPVDAAFTRINCQGKTYIFQGSQYWRFDDGALDPGYPRNISDGFQDIPDDIDAAFALPAHSYHGQERVYFFKDKHYWAYDFANQPSQQDCKVSSPSLVFDHYALMQGDSWEDLFQLLFGGTPHSGASGPRYISRDWRGVPRHLDAAMAGRIYVSSKASSWARRRKSRRHRKKYRSRRPAAHTFWDWLQDESDSSDTDPDWLPGGSQCQPIQSVYFFVADKYYRLNLRSKRVDFVRPRYPRPIAQYWLGCP; this is translated from the exons ATGAGGCTGCTggtcccagctctgatgctgggTTTGCTCTGCGGAGCTTTTGCAGCTGAAG AGTCGTGTGTGGGCCGTTGCGAGGATGGTTTCCATGCCCAGAAGAAGTGCCAGTGTGACGCCCTCTGTGTGTACTACCAGAGCTGCTGCAGTGACTACGCGAGGGCCTGCAAGTCGAAAG TGACCCGCGGGGACATGTTTGCGTTCCCCGAGGACGACTACATGGACTACAGCACCAATGCTACGTTGGGTGAAACGACAGAGACCCTTGACACAGGGACTGACCCCCCAACCACATCTCCAGACCCAGTCACTGCTGCCACTGTCGATTCGGTCACAGTGCCAGGCAGTGAGGACCACCTGCTGGTCCCCAGTGGGccggaagaggtggagcaggtgCAGCCggaggaagaggtggaggagcTGTGCAGCGGGAAGCCCTTTGATGCATTCACGGACCTGAAGAACGGTTCTCTCTATGCATTCCGAG GGAAATACGTCTATGAACTGGACGAGAAGAGCGTGAGGCCCGGCTACCCCAAGCTCATCCGCGATGTCTGGGGCATCGAGGGGCCCGTCGATGCCGCCTTCACACGCATTAACTGTCAGGGCAAGACCTACATTTTCCAG GGCAGTCAGTACTGGCGCTTCGACGACGGTGCCCTGGACCCCGGCTACCCCCGCAATATCTCGGACGGCTTCCAGGACATCCCTGATGACATCGACGCAGCCTTCGCCCTCCCCGCGCACAGCTACCATGGCCAGGAGAGAGTCTATTTCTTTAAAG ACAAGCATTACTGGGCGTACGACTTTGCCAACCAGCCCAGCCAGCAGGACTGCAAGGTGTCCTCCCCATCACTGGTGTTTGATCACTACGCGCTCATGCAGGGCGACAGCTGGGAGGACCTCTTCCAACTGCTCTTTGGGGGCACCCCGCACA GTGGGGCCAGTGGACCGCGGTACATCAGCAGAGACTGGAGGGGGGTGCCGAGACACCTGGATGCTGCCATGGCCGGCAGGATCTACGTCTCCTCGAAGGCTAGCAGCTGGGCTCGAAGGAGGAAATCCCGCCGGCACCGCAAGAAGTACAGGAGCCGGCGGCCGGCAGCTCACACCTTCTGGGACTGGCTCCAGGATGAATCCGATTCCTCGGACACGGACCCTGACTGGCTGCCCGGGGGCTCCCAGTGCCAGCCCATCCAGAGCGTCTACTTCTTCGTGGCAG ACAAGTACTATCGCCTCAACCTGCGCAGCAAGCGCGTGGACTTCGTGCGCCCTCGCTACCCTCGCCCCATCGCTCAGTACTGGCTGGGCTGCCCATGA